From one Montipora capricornis isolate CH-2021 chromosome 10, ASM3666992v2, whole genome shotgun sequence genomic stretch:
- the LOC138019860 gene encoding histamine H2 receptor-like yields the protein MMFPSSLCTTLLVLHGTEIFVIVAFNFITILVFVKNRCLRKRSMYLILNLAVADMLVGAFSVSYTYLELGIMCNIWKVKNSIGLGFDVLVWLWSVFPIASLSNLAVISIERAHATFRPFKHRVISKRAYGAIIAASWLLSVSLTSYLQSTQKTTKGLYFYVWNSFNAICLFVISVSYVSIAVKVYCGIPTQHLHAVSRERKLTTTLFIVTLVSLLLWLPYTVCSFLYFSTDILTSLSPLANHLLNHVCIIVYFANSLVNPILYATRMPDFRGALILLCRRNEIHVAPFSQGNSFTIRSERK from the coding sequence ATGATGTTTCCTTCTTCTCTGTGCACCACGCTGCTTGTTCTGCATGGAACAGAAATTTTTGTCATAGTGGCTTTCAATTTTATCACCATTCTTGTTTTCGTAAAAAATCGTTGTCTTCGTAAGCGTAGCATGTACTTGATACTTAATCTGGCAGTTGCAGACATGTTAGTTGGGGCATTTTCGGTATCATATACCTACCTTGAATTGGGAATCATGTGTAACATTTGGAAAGTAAAAAATTCTATAGGCCTAGGGTTTGACGTTCTCGTTTGGTTGTGGAGTGTGTTTCCTATCGCTTCCCTGTCAAACCTTGCTGTGATTTCCATAGAAAGGGCGCATGCGACTTTTCGACCATTCAAACATCGCGTTATATCAAAACGGGCTTATGGTGCAATCATCGCTGCCAGTTGGCTTCTTTCTGTCTCGTTAACGAGTTATTTGCAATCtacacaaaaaacaacaaaaggcCTTTATTTTTACGTATGGAATTCATTTAATGCAATTTGTCTTTTTGTTATCTCTGTTTCTTACGTATCCATTGCTGTAAAAGTTTATTGCGGCATACCTACTCAGCACCTTCATGCAGTCagtagagaaagaaaactgaccacGACATTGTTTATCGTGACTTTAGTATCTTTACTGCTGTGGCTGCCGTATACAGTTTGCTCTTTTCTGTACTTCTCCACCGACATTTTAACGTCCCTTTCCCCGCTAGCAAATCATTTGTTGAATCATGTGTGTATCATTGTTTACTTTGCGAACTCACTTGTTAATCCCATTTTGTACGCAACAAGGATGCCAGATTTTAGAGGAGCTCTTATATTACTTTGTCGTCGAAACGAAATCCATGTTGCGCCGTTTTCGCAAGGGAATAGTTTTACAATTAGAtctgagagaaaataa